TATGATGATTGCCGCGCCAAAAGATATCTCCTTTAAAATAGTTAGTGCAATAATGATGGGAATAAAAGAACCAAAAATGGATATGGTCGAAATTTTAAAAACATTATATTCATTTGCAGAAAAAGCAAGAAGAGAAGGTTTAATATCCCTTGAAGCAGATCTTGAAGGCCTTGATAACGAATTTATGAAAGAAGGTTTAAGGGCTGCAGTTGATGGTACTGATCCAGAAGAAATAAGGAAAATCCTTGAAATAAAAATGGAGTTATTTGAAGCGGAACAAAGTAAATGGTCGGGTATCCTAAACACATGGGGTACATTAGCTCCAGCATACGGAATGATTGGAACGCTGATAGGTCTCGTTTTGATGCTTGGTAGTTTGAACGATCCATCTACTATAGGTCCTAAAATGGCTATTGCTCTTATTACAACGTTATACGGTGCTCTTGTTGCAAATATATTCTCTTTGCCAATAGCAGAAAAAATAGGAAGAAGAACATCAATACAGGTAAATCTTTTAAGGATGATAACTGAAGGAATATTATCAATAGTTTCAGGTGAAAACCCAAGATTAATGGAAGAAAAACTAAAAGCATTTTTAAGCCCTGATGAAAAGAAAAAATATGAATCAGAAAAAGAAGGGTGATATAAATGGCAGATAAATGTAAAAAAGATGAAGGGCCACCACCACCACCTGGTTGGCTGGCAACATTCAGTGATTTAAATTCGTTGCTTATGACATTCTTTGTTATGTTGTTCTCCATGGCAACAATTTCACCCGGTAAATTCCAGCAGGCAGCAGTAAGTTTTAGAAGTCCCTTTAGCGGAACGCCACCAAGTGTTTTGACGGGTGGAAAAAGTCTATCAGAAGAAAGCTTAATTACATCAAATCCTGGAATTAGAGTTGAACTTTTCAGACTACAGGACAATCCAAAGTATAAAGGAAGAATAACAATAGAAGAAAATGACAAAGGAACAATAATAAAAATGCAGGATATGGCATTTTTCGAGCCTGGTAGCGCTCAATTAACCAAAGATGCAAAAGAGTTGTTATATAAATTGGGTATAATTCTAATAGAACATTCAAACAATGCAATAGAAATATATGGATTTACAGATGACAGACCGCCAAAAGAACAATTAATATATCCATCAAACTGGCATTTAGGAGCCGCGCGTGCAGCAAGTGTGGCAAAATTCTTTACAGAAGAAATGAAAAAGAAAAGAACACTTGAAAGATTGGCAGAAGTAAAAGCCGGGAAATTTGATCCTGATTATTACTATAATCCTGAAAGATTCTATCCAATCTCAGAAGGAGATAAAGACATATTAAAAGATATACAAAAATTAAAATCAAACACCGAAGCAGAAAAGATGAAATTAAAAGAGGAATTTGAAAAAGGTATAATAGATATTGCAACCTTGAAAACAAAAGAAAAAGAATTAGATGAAAAATACAAAAATGATCTTGATAGACTAAGACATCTATACAGAAGAATTGATTTATTGATTTTAAGACAGCGCTTGAGATAAGAGAGGTGATTTAAGTGCCTGAAGAAGAAATCCAGGAAGAAGAGCAACAGGGTGGTAAAAAAGGTCCCAATATAATATTGCTTTTAATTATTGCAATAGTTGTTTCAGTGGCTTTATCTGTTGGTGGTGCTTTTGTTTTAATAAATATGCTTGGTAAGAATATTGCTCAGCAGGCACAACAACAGGCACAACAGCAGGCTCAGGGAGTTGAAGAAAAGGCTGTACAGGTTGGATTAGCTGAAATAATAAGGCCTGGTAATCAAAGACAATTTATGTTAAAAGGTGGAAATGAAATAGCAATAGTAAATGCACTTCAATTAAAGGTTGGAAGTGATGAATGTAGAGAGGCAGTAGCCCAATACAATGTTGAAATTTTAGAAGCGATAGGCCTTATCTTTATTACCAAAACACGTGAAGATTTAACTACGGTTGAAGGAAGAGAGATTTTAAAGAATCAGATAAAAAATGCTGTAAATGAAATTACAGGATTTGTTGGAGAAAAAGAGAAATATGGAGTGATACAGGTTATTATTGATATAGTTGTTATAACTTCAGCCTATTAGTTTATTAAAAAGGTGGTGAAAGTATGCCTCCAGAAAATGAAACGTTGTCACAAGAGGAAATAGATGCGTTATTGCAGGCGATGGAGGCGGGTTCTTTAGCTGTCTCAAATGTAAATGAAGAAGAAGATATAATGGCCAATATTCGGGAGTATAACTTCCGAAGGCCAATGAAATTTTCCAAGGAACAGCTAAGGACATTGCAATTAATACATGAAAACTATGCAAGGGATGTTTCAACATATTTATCTTCAAGAGCAAGATCATATGTAAATGTTACCTTTGCCAGTGTAGACCAGATTACATTTAGTGAATTTCAGCAATCTCTAACAAGTCCAACATTTATATCTGTATTCTCAACAGATATATTGCCAGGAAGTGCAGTATTTCAGATGGGGCTTGATATTGGTTATGTTTTAGTCGATAAATTATTGGGAGGACCTGGAATTCCTCTCGAAACATTAAGAACCCCTACTGAATTAGAACTTGCAATTTTAAGAAAAGAGGGATTATCTTTAATAAAAGCATTAAGTAAGGCATGGGCCACAATAGTGCCATTTG
This is a stretch of genomic DNA from Marinitoga piezophila KA3. It encodes these proteins:
- a CDS encoding motility protein A, coding for MDLSSLIGLGLAFVAILIGGGSGLGQLWDTNSFFITVIGSIGGMMIAAPKDISFKIVSAIMMGIKEPKMDMVEILKTLYSFAEKARREGLISLEADLEGLDNEFMKEGLRAAVDGTDPEEIRKILEIKMELFEAEQSKWSGILNTWGTLAPAYGMIGTLIGLVLMLGSLNDPSTIGPKMAIALITTLYGALVANIFSLPIAEKIGRRTSIQVNLLRMITEGILSIVSGENPRLMEEKLKAFLSPDEKKKYESEKEG
- a CDS encoding OmpA/MotB family protein — encoded protein: MADKCKKDEGPPPPPGWLATFSDLNSLLMTFFVMLFSMATISPGKFQQAAVSFRSPFSGTPPSVLTGGKSLSEESLITSNPGIRVELFRLQDNPKYKGRITIEENDKGTIIKMQDMAFFEPGSAQLTKDAKELLYKLGIILIEHSNNAIEIYGFTDDRPPKEQLIYPSNWHLGAARAASVAKFFTEEMKKKRTLERLAEVKAGKFDPDYYYNPERFYPISEGDKDILKDIQKLKSNTEAEKMKLKEEFEKGIIDIATLKTKEKELDEKYKNDLDRLRHLYRRIDLLILRQRLR
- a CDS encoding flagellar basal body-associated FliL family protein; this encodes MPEEEIQEEEQQGGKKGPNIILLLIIAIVVSVALSVGGAFVLINMLGKNIAQQAQQQAQQQAQGVEEKAVQVGLAEIIRPGNQRQFMLKGGNEIAIVNALQLKVGSDECREAVAQYNVEILEAIGLIFITKTREDLTTVEGREILKNQIKNAVNEITGFVGEKEKYGVIQVIIDIVVITSAY
- the fliM gene encoding flagellar motor switch protein FliM — translated: MPPENETLSQEEIDALLQAMEAGSLAVSNVNEEEDIMANIREYNFRRPMKFSKEQLRTLQLIHENYARDVSTYLSSRARSYVNVTFASVDQITFSEFQQSLTSPTFISVFSTDILPGSAVFQMGLDIGYVLVDKLLGGPGIPLETLRTPTELELAILRKEGLSLIKALSKAWATIVPFDTILEKTEFNPQFVQIAAPNEMTVLITLSINFRDIQGFINVCWPSSLLEPINEKLTTRLWSPDIKTSPKQMEKLKNSVLMAKADVKAVLGKTTLQLGEFLNIDIGDVIRLDSFNDEPIDVTIQDTPVFKGTPGTHKGHYAIKIEKEDPELLEKVLVERYLESLQ